A region from the Halosolutus gelatinilyticus genome encodes:
- a CDS encoding lysine N(6)-hydroxylase/L-ornithine N(5)-oxygenase family protein: MTGGDRGGTTDDDRVRDVVGVGLGPFNLGLAALLDGVEEDVDAVFLERDAEFAWHEGMLLEGVTLEVPFLADLVTLADPTNPHSYLAYLRETDRIYEFYFYETFQVPRREYDDYLRWVAERLDECRFSREVIDVRWDADRAHYVVTARHPDTGERFEYRGEHLALGIGSRPRIPDHLRGHPEDDVFHTARYRYNRDRVLEADSVTVVGSGQSAAEVFQDLLERQPEAGYRLDWLTRSDGFFPMEYSKLGLQHFTPEYDRYVYDLPQAVKDELIPNQELLYKGVDPGTSAEIYDLLYRRSIGDREPDVGLFAMTDVRDIESVRDAYALDCHQWQADESFVHESEVVILGTGYERPMPDFFDPIADAIEWDEQGRFAVTRDHRLDVDLPGDVFLQNAELHTHGVGVPDLGLGAYRNTLFVNRLVDREAYPEDDDTVYQDFAVEQFVDRVPGASRRSGSEPLSTPTQDD; encoded by the coding sequence ATGACCGGCGGGGATCGCGGCGGGACGACCGACGACGATCGGGTTCGCGACGTCGTCGGCGTCGGACTCGGCCCGTTCAACCTCGGGCTCGCGGCCCTGCTGGACGGCGTCGAGGAGGACGTCGACGCCGTCTTCCTCGAACGCGACGCCGAGTTCGCCTGGCACGAGGGCATGCTGCTCGAGGGCGTCACGCTGGAGGTGCCCTTCCTCGCGGACCTCGTGACGCTGGCCGACCCGACGAACCCCCACAGCTACCTCGCCTACCTGCGGGAGACGGACCGCATCTACGAGTTCTACTTCTACGAGACGTTTCAGGTCCCGCGGCGGGAGTACGACGACTACCTCCGCTGGGTCGCCGAGCGCCTCGATGAGTGCCGGTTCAGCCGCGAGGTGATCGACGTCCGCTGGGACGCCGATCGCGCACACTACGTCGTCACCGCTCGCCACCCCGACACCGGCGAGCGGTTCGAGTACCGCGGGGAACACCTCGCGCTCGGGATCGGCTCCCGACCGCGGATCCCTGATCACCTCCGCGGACACCCCGAAGACGACGTCTTCCACACCGCGCGGTACCGCTACAACCGGGATCGAGTGCTGGAGGCGGACTCGGTCACGGTCGTCGGATCGGGCCAGAGCGCGGCGGAGGTCTTCCAGGATCTGCTGGAGCGCCAGCCCGAGGCCGGCTACCGGCTCGACTGGCTGACGCGATCGGACGGCTTCTTCCCGATGGAGTACTCGAAGCTCGGCCTCCAACACTTCACGCCCGAGTACGATCGGTACGTCTACGACCTCCCGCAGGCTGTCAAGGACGAGCTCATCCCGAACCAGGAGCTGCTCTACAAGGGCGTCGATCCGGGAACGAGCGCCGAGATCTACGACCTGCTCTACCGACGGTCGATCGGCGACCGCGAGCCCGATGTGGGACTGTTCGCCATGACCGACGTTCGGGACATCGAATCCGTAAGAGACGCATACGCGCTCGACTGCCACCAGTGGCAGGCCGACGAGTCGTTCGTCCACGAGAGCGAGGTCGTGATCCTCGGGACGGGCTACGAGCGTCCGATGCCGGACTTTTTCGACCCGATCGCGGACGCGATCGAGTGGGACGAGCAGGGACGATTTGCGGTGACCCGGGACCACCGACTCGACGTCGACCTCCCGGGGGACGTCTTCCTCCAGAACGCCGAACTCCACACCCACGGGGTCGGCGTCCCGGACCTCGGACTCGGCGCGTACCGAAACACGCTGTTCGTCAACCGACTCGTCGATCGCGAGGCGTACCCCGAGGACGACGATACCGTCTACCAGGACTTCGCCGTCGAACAGTTCGTCGACCGCGTGCCAGGCGCCTCCCGACGCTCCGGGAGCGAACCGCTTTCGACACCGACACAGGACGACTAA
- a CDS encoding KH domain-containing protein gives MQHVKIPQDRIGVLIGEGGETMREIEAEAEVRLDIDSENGSVAVETVGDPVRGLKGPEIVRAIGRGFPPEDALRLLEDDMMLFDVVDIDAASRNKNDMKRKKGRLIGEGGRTRELMEELSGASVVIYGSTLGIIGTPPQVDAARSAAEMLLDGAPHGAVYSFLEEKHNEMKHQGLQYHRFPGSGSEEV, from the coding sequence ATGCAGCACGTGAAGATTCCGCAGGACCGCATCGGCGTTCTCATCGGGGAGGGCGGCGAGACGATGCGCGAGATCGAGGCGGAAGCCGAAGTGCGACTCGACATCGACTCGGAGAACGGGTCGGTCGCCGTCGAGACCGTCGGCGATCCCGTCCGCGGCCTCAAGGGTCCCGAGATCGTTCGCGCGATCGGCCGCGGATTCCCGCCCGAGGACGCCCTTCGATTGCTCGAAGACGACATGATGTTGTTCGACGTCGTCGACATCGACGCCGCCTCGCGCAACAAAAACGACATGAAACGGAAGAAAGGCCGACTGATCGGTGAGGGCGGCCGCACCCGCGAACTGATGGAGGAGTTATCGGGCGCGTCGGTCGTCATCTACGGCTCGACGCTCGGGATCATCGGCACGCCGCCGCAGGTCGACGCCGCTCGCAGCGCCGCCGAGATGCTCCTCGACGGGGCACCCCACGGGGCGGTCTACTCGTTCTTAGAGGAGAAGCACAACGAGATGAAACACCAGGGGCTGCAGTACCACCGCTTCCCCGGGTCCGGATCGGAAGAGGTCTGA
- a CDS encoding metallophosphoesterase, whose protein sequence is MRIGIISDTHDNVAAIEQATTLFATEGVEVLIHCGDFVAPLMISYFDGFELHGVVGNNDGDVANLQSAFDALGGESELYGRFASLEFDGLSFAVLHGESKAEVDAIAAGETYDFVCYGHHHERELSEGGRTTVLNPGAHVLPSSETDRSVAIVDTETESARFYELE, encoded by the coding sequence ATGCGGATCGGGATCATCTCGGACACGCACGATAACGTAGCAGCTATCGAGCAAGCCACGACTCTCTTCGCGACGGAGGGCGTCGAGGTCCTCATCCACTGCGGCGACTTCGTAGCGCCCCTCATGATTTCGTATTTTGACGGGTTCGAGCTCCACGGCGTCGTGGGGAATAACGACGGTGACGTCGCGAACCTCCAGTCGGCGTTCGACGCGCTGGGCGGCGAAAGCGAGCTGTACGGCCGGTTCGCCAGCCTTGAGTTCGACGGGCTCTCCTTTGCGGTCCTCCACGGCGAGAGCAAAGCGGAAGTCGACGCGATCGCCGCCGGCGAAACCTACGACTTCGTGTGCTACGGCCACCACCACGAGCGCGAACTCTCCGAAGGAGGTCGGACGACAGTGCTCAACCCCGGCGCGCACGTCCTGCCGTCGTCCGAGACCGACCGATCGGTCGCGATCGTCGACACGGAAACCGAGTCCGCTCGGTTCTACGAACTCGAATAG
- a CDS encoding pyridoxal phosphate-dependent decarboxylase family protein translates to MNADDLFLGTESGNDAYREAIARASEAVVAAFAEREDPYSGASPERLAGQFSDPVVPAAGEPLETVIDDVAERVLAHSVGTSNPRCAAHLQCPPMIPGLAAETLLTATNQSLDSFDQAPAATVLEQRVVAALCELFGLSSGADGVFTSGGTQSNFQALLLARDRHCARRFDRDTQADGLPAAADSLRICCSADAHFTAKQAAHHLGLGEDAVVTVPTDDDRRLDPDALDATLDRLDRDGAEPFALVATAGTTDFGAIDPLADLADAADARDLWFHVDAAYGGALAVSDDHGHLLDGIERADSIAVDFHKLFYQPISCGALLLRDGRDFEWMARNAAYLNPEAHDEAGVPNLVAKSVQTTRRFDALKPYVACRTLGRAGLASLVDRTIDLADDAAALVDAADDFELVREPALNAVVFRYRPDDAMDDRTVSRLNAAVRSELLRDGRAVVARTEVEGVTSLKFTLLNPTATIDDVAAMLDAIRDCGATVAADREVAA, encoded by the coding sequence GTGAACGCCGACGACCTCTTCCTCGGCACCGAGTCGGGCAACGACGCCTACCGCGAGGCGATCGCTCGGGCGAGCGAGGCCGTGGTCGCCGCCTTCGCCGAGCGTGAGGATCCGTACTCGGGCGCGTCGCCCGAACGCCTCGCCGGGCAGTTCTCCGATCCCGTCGTCCCCGCCGCGGGCGAACCGCTCGAGACCGTCATCGACGACGTCGCCGAGCGCGTCCTCGCTCACTCCGTCGGCACCTCGAACCCTCGCTGTGCGGCCCACCTCCAGTGTCCGCCGATGATCCCCGGACTCGCCGCCGAGACGCTGCTCACGGCGACGAACCAGTCGCTCGACTCGTTCGATCAGGCGCCGGCCGCGACGGTGCTCGAACAACGCGTCGTCGCGGCGCTGTGCGAGCTGTTCGGGCTGTCGTCGGGCGCGGACGGCGTCTTCACCAGCGGCGGCACGCAGTCGAACTTTCAGGCGCTACTGCTCGCTCGCGATCGCCACTGCGCCCGGCGGTTCGATCGGGATACGCAGGCCGACGGGCTCCCTGCGGCGGCCGACTCGCTTCGGATTTGCTGCTCGGCGGACGCGCACTTCACCGCGAAGCAGGCCGCCCACCACCTCGGGCTGGGCGAGGACGCGGTCGTTACGGTTCCGACCGACGACGACCGACGGCTCGATCCGGACGCGCTCGACGCGACGCTCGACCGCCTCGACCGGGACGGCGCGGAGCCGTTCGCGCTCGTCGCCACGGCGGGAACGACCGACTTCGGCGCGATCGATCCGCTCGCCGACCTCGCCGACGCGGCCGACGCCCGCGACCTCTGGTTCCACGTCGACGCCGCCTACGGCGGCGCGCTCGCGGTGAGCGACGACCACGGGCACTTGCTCGACGGCATCGAGCGGGCCGACTCGATCGCCGTCGACTTCCACAAGCTGTTCTACCAGCCCATCAGCTGCGGCGCGTTGCTGTTGCGCGACGGCCGCGACTTCGAGTGGATGGCGCGCAACGCCGCCTACCTCAATCCCGAAGCCCACGACGAGGCCGGCGTGCCCAACCTCGTGGCGAAGTCGGTGCAGACGACGCGCCGGTTCGACGCCCTGAAACCGTACGTCGCGTGCCGCACGCTCGGCCGAGCCGGACTGGCGTCGCTCGTCGATCGGACGATCGACCTGGCCGACGACGCCGCCGCGCTCGTGGACGCGGCCGACGACTTCGAACTGGTCCGCGAACCCGCGCTGAACGCCGTCGTCTTCCGCTACCGCCCCGACGACGCCATGGACGATCGCACGGTGAGCCGGTTGAACGCCGCCGTCCGAAGCGAGCTCCTCCGCGACGGTCGCGCCGTCGTCGCCCGCACCGAGGTCGAGGGCGTGACCAGCCTGAAGTTCACCCTGTTGAATCCGACGGCGACGATCGACGACGTCGCCGCGATGCTGGACGCGATCCGCGACTGCGGAGCGACGGTCGCCGCCGACCGGGAGGTGGCCGCGTGA
- a CDS encoding IucA/IucC family protein, producing MSLGAERRERDGVDPEARADVATVRAFLNCYLRETGDYEVRDEAIAGVDPGPDGLILARLPAQGVDLLAPLSHRSPTERHLFEPPVRYRLSDGTGHPADATTLAALVVKDLALSRDGVAVPDDLVERVLRSKRNVASFVAARAGDDDRLYADRLSFRDAEQALVFGHHRHPTPKSRQGIADRNRERYAPELRGSFPLHYFRADPELVASGSALDRGAADWVKDALREDPVVSDSFVEEHVESDGVLLPVHPWQAAYLLDQPHVTRHLGDELEHLGPTGREFYPTTSVRTLYAEESPFMVKSSLNVTITNSVRANKRPELERGVAVAELLDTAFGDELADAFPTFEIVRDPAYLALDVGDERESGLETSLRENPFRGDAATNATPLVSLCQDAIAGPSRLGRLVESIADREGRSTAAVGADWFRRYLRLSVRPILWLYLVQGVGVEAHQQNSVLTLDDEGYPAEFRYRDNQGFYFPKSRYAAVDEYLPGVGERAGTICSDAIADERLRYYVVLNNALDAINAFGCAELVSERRLLGLLRDELERARDRYDRPSSNFLEPLLESSTVPCKANLLTRFRGLDELENDLENQSVYADVKNPLVTELDP from the coding sequence GTGAGCCTCGGCGCCGAGCGGCGCGAGCGCGACGGCGTCGATCCGGAGGCGCGGGCCGACGTCGCCACCGTTCGCGCGTTCCTCAACTGCTACCTCCGCGAGACCGGCGACTACGAGGTCCGCGACGAGGCGATCGCTGGCGTCGATCCCGGGCCCGACGGGCTGATTCTCGCGCGGTTACCCGCCCAGGGCGTCGACCTGCTGGCGCCGCTTTCGCATCGGTCGCCGACGGAGCGCCACCTGTTCGAGCCGCCGGTCCGGTACCGGCTCTCCGACGGGACGGGACACCCCGCCGACGCGACCACGCTCGCGGCGCTCGTGGTGAAAGACCTCGCCCTCTCGCGGGACGGCGTCGCCGTCCCGGACGACCTGGTGGAGCGCGTGCTCCGCAGCAAGCGGAACGTCGCGTCGTTCGTCGCCGCCCGCGCCGGCGACGACGATCGCCTCTACGCCGACCGGCTGTCGTTTCGCGACGCCGAACAGGCCCTCGTCTTCGGCCACCACCGTCACCCGACGCCGAAGAGCCGGCAGGGGATCGCCGATCGGAACCGGGAGCGGTACGCGCCGGAGCTCCGCGGCTCGTTTCCGCTGCACTACTTCCGCGCCGATCCAGAGCTCGTCGCGTCGGGCTCCGCGCTCGATCGGGGCGCGGCGGACTGGGTGAAAGATGCGCTCCGCGAGGATCCCGTGGTTTCCGACTCGTTCGTCGAGGAACACGTCGAAAGCGACGGCGTCCTGCTGCCGGTTCACCCGTGGCAGGCGGCGTACCTCCTCGACCAACCCCACGTCACCCGTCACTTGGGCGACGAGCTCGAACATCTCGGCCCGACCGGCCGGGAGTTTTATCCCACCACGTCCGTCCGGACCCTCTACGCCGAGGAGTCGCCGTTCATGGTGAAATCCTCGCTCAACGTGACGATCACCAACTCCGTCCGGGCGAACAAGCGGCCGGAACTCGAGCGCGGCGTCGCCGTCGCCGAACTCCTCGATACGGCTTTCGGCGACGAACTCGCCGACGCGTTCCCGACCTTCGAGATCGTCCGCGATCCGGCGTACCTCGCGCTCGACGTCGGCGACGAACGCGAGTCGGGGCTAGAGACCTCCCTCCGGGAGAACCCGTTCCGCGGCGACGCCGCGACGAACGCCACGCCGCTCGTCTCGCTCTGTCAGGACGCGATCGCCGGCCCGTCCCGACTCGGCCGACTCGTCGAGTCGATCGCCGATCGGGAGGGGCGCTCGACCGCGGCGGTGGGCGCGGACTGGTTCCGGCGCTACCTCCGGCTCTCGGTTCGGCCGATCCTCTGGCTCTACCTCGTTCAGGGGGTCGGCGTCGAAGCCCACCAGCAGAATTCGGTGCTCACGCTCGACGACGAGGGCTACCCCGCCGAGTTCCGGTACCGCGACAATCAGGGCTTTTACTTCCCCAAGTCCCGGTACGCGGCCGTCGACGAGTACCTGCCCGGCGTCGGCGAGCGCGCCGGCACGATCTGTTCGGACGCGATCGCCGACGAGCGGCTCCGGTACTACGTCGTCCTGAACAACGCCCTCGACGCGATCAACGCGTTCGGCTGCGCCGAACTCGTCTCGGAGCGTCGCCTCCTGGGGCTGCTCCGCGACGAACTCGAACGCGCCCGCGATCGCTACGATCGCCCCTCGTCGAACTTCCTCGAGCCGCTGCTCGAATCGTCGACCGTTCCCTGCAAGGCGAACCTGCTCACCCGCTTTCGCGGGCTCGACGAACTGGAGAACGACCTCGAAAACCAGTCCGTCTACGCGGACGTGAAGAATCCGCTCGTCACCGAACTCGACCCATGA
- the thsA gene encoding thermosome subunit alpha, with translation MGNQPLIVLSEDSQRTSGKDAQSMNIQAGKAVAESVRTTLGPKGMDKMLVDSTGNVVVTNDGVTLLSEMDIDHPAADMIVEVAETQEDEVGDGTTSAVVVSGELLSQAEDLLEQDIHATTLAQGYRQAAEEAIDSLDEIAIDVDEDDTEVLEQIAATAMTGKGAESSKDLLAELVVEAVRAVADDDGVDTDNIKVEKVVGGSIENSELVEGVIVDKERVSENMPYFAEDASVAIVDGDLEIKETEIDAEVNVTDPDQLEQFLEQEERQLREMVDQIVDAGTDVVFVDGGIDDMAQHYLAQEGVIAVRRVKSSDQTQLARATGARPVSNVDDLSEDDLGFAGSVAQKEIAGDQRIFVEEVEDAKAVTLILRGGTEHVIDEVDRAIEDSLGVVRTTLEDGKVLAGGGAPEVDLSLALRDYADSVGGREQLAVEAFADALEVIPRTLAENAGLDPIDSLVELRADHDGGNAAAGLDAYTGDTIDMAEEGVYEPLRIKTQAIESATEAAVMLLRIDDVIAAGDLAVSDDDDEEDMPAGGGMGGGMGGMGGGMGGMM, from the coding sequence ATGGGCAACCAGCCCCTCATCGTTCTCTCGGAGGACAGCCAGCGGACCTCCGGCAAGGACGCGCAGTCGATGAACATTCAGGCCGGGAAGGCCGTCGCCGAGTCCGTACGGACGACGCTCGGCCCCAAGGGGATGGACAAGATGCTCGTCGATTCGACGGGCAACGTCGTCGTCACGAACGACGGCGTCACGCTCCTCTCGGAGATGGACATCGACCACCCGGCGGCCGACATGATCGTCGAAGTCGCCGAGACCCAGGAGGACGAGGTCGGTGACGGCACGACGAGCGCCGTCGTCGTCTCCGGCGAACTGCTGAGCCAGGCCGAGGACCTCCTCGAGCAGGACATCCACGCGACCACCCTCGCCCAGGGGTACCGCCAGGCCGCCGAGGAGGCCATCGACTCCCTGGACGAGATCGCGATCGACGTCGACGAGGACGACACCGAGGTCCTCGAGCAGATCGCCGCCACCGCGATGACCGGCAAGGGCGCGGAGAGCTCCAAGGACCTGCTCGCCGAACTCGTCGTCGAGGCCGTTCGCGCCGTCGCGGACGACGACGGCGTCGACACGGACAACATCAAAGTCGAGAAGGTCGTCGGCGGCTCGATCGAGAACTCCGAGCTCGTCGAGGGCGTCATCGTCGACAAGGAGCGCGTCTCCGAGAACATGCCCTACTTCGCCGAGGACGCCTCCGTCGCGATCGTCGACGGCGACCTCGAGATCAAGGAGACCGAGATCGACGCCGAGGTCAACGTCACCGACCCCGACCAGCTCGAGCAGTTCTTAGAACAGGAGGAGCGCCAGCTCCGCGAGATGGTCGACCAGATCGTCGACGCCGGCACCGACGTCGTCTTCGTCGACGGCGGCATCGACGACATGGCTCAGCACTACCTCGCCCAGGAGGGCGTCATCGCCGTCCGCCGCGTCAAGTCCAGCGACCAGACCCAGTTGGCCCGCGCGACCGGCGCCCGCCCCGTCTCGAACGTCGACGACCTGAGCGAGGACGACCTTGGCTTCGCCGGCAGCGTCGCCCAGAAGGAGATCGCCGGCGACCAGCGCATCTTCGTCGAGGAGGTCGAGGACGCCAAGGCCGTCACCCTCATCCTCCGCGGCGGCACCGAGCACGTCATCGACGAGGTCGACCGCGCGATCGAGGACTCGCTCGGCGTCGTCCGCACAACCCTTGAGGACGGGAAGGTGCTCGCCGGTGGCGGCGCGCCCGAAGTCGACCTCTCGCTGGCCCTGCGCGACTACGCCGACTCCGTCGGCGGCCGCGAGCAGCTCGCCGTCGAGGCCTTCGCCGACGCCCTCGAGGTCATCCCGCGCACCCTCGCCGAGAACGCCGGGCTGGACCCCATCGACTCGCTCGTCGAACTCCGCGCCGACCACGACGGCGGCAACGCCGCCGCGGGACTCGACGCCTACACCGGCGACACGATCGACATGGCCGAGGAAGGCGTCTACGAGCCGCTGCGCATCAAGACCCAGGCGATCGAGTCCGCCACCGAAGCCGCGGTCATGCTGCTGCGCATCGACGACGTCATCGCCGCCGGCGACCTCGCAGTCTCCGACGACGACGACGAGGAAGACATGCCCGCCGGCGGCGGTATGGGCGGCGGCATGGGCGGCATGGGCGGCGGTATGGGCGGCATGATGTAG
- a CDS encoding GNAT family N-acetyltransferase: MTGPDATIAIDYDYQTYDRRVERTISLRQATLERDLGRLHAWLGSEHVKPYWQLDLPLPAFRDRLAAKLADDHLTPYVGCLDHVPMSYWECYWAAEDDVANHYDAEPTDQGVHLLIGPEEYLGRGYAVPLLRAVVAMQFRHPETDRVIAEPDARNDRVLRVFERCGFESRGEFRFDEAEKDARLLVCERDRFESEVFADAAVQSATTGAGVER, encoded by the coding sequence ATGACAGGACCAGACGCGACTATCGCGATCGACTACGACTACCAGACCTACGATCGACGCGTCGAACGGACGATCTCACTCCGTCAGGCGACGCTGGAACGCGACCTCGGTCGGCTCCACGCGTGGCTCGGGAGCGAGCACGTGAAACCGTACTGGCAGCTCGACCTGCCGTTGCCGGCGTTTCGCGATCGCCTCGCGGCGAAGCTCGCGGACGACCACCTGACACCGTACGTGGGATGTCTCGACCACGTTCCGATGAGCTACTGGGAGTGCTACTGGGCGGCCGAAGACGACGTCGCGAACCACTACGACGCCGAGCCGACCGACCAGGGCGTCCACCTGCTCATCGGGCCCGAGGAGTACCTCGGACGCGGGTACGCGGTCCCGCTGCTGCGAGCGGTCGTCGCCATGCAGTTTCGCCACCCCGAAACCGATCGGGTGATCGCGGAACCGGACGCGCGAAACGACCGCGTTCTCCGCGTTTTCGAACGGTGCGGGTTCGAGTCCCGCGGGGAGTTCCGCTTCGATGAGGCGGAGAAGGACGCCCGCCTGCTCGTCTGCGAGCGCGATCGATTCGAGTCGGAGGTGTTCGCCGACGCTGCGGTTCAGAGCGCGACGACGGGCGCGGGGGTGGAGCGATGA
- a CDS encoding diaminobutyrate--2-oxoglutarate transaminase yields the protein MSYLEYGNERILARQTERESSARTYPRHLPFAIREARGVTVTDMDGNEYYDCLAGAGTLALGHNHPRVAEAMERVLAADRPLHTLDITTPAKERFVDSLFDSLPSEFARSAKVQFCSPAGTDAVEAALKLVKTATGNRSVLGFRGAYHGMTNGTLSLMGNTDAKEPIAGLMADVHHLPYPYEYRCPFGVGGQEGHRIASRYLENLLDDGESGITDPAGVILEPVQGEGGAVPAPDAWLREVRRITREREIPLILDEIQTGLGRTGETYAFEHADVSPDVLTLSKAIGGGLPLAVVVYDESLDVWEPGAHAGTFRGNQLAMAAGEATIDYVLEHDLADHAAAMGNRLRDRLESTAERTDRIGDVRGRGLMLGVEFVDPDADWRGAGPHAPDGDFAAAVRAACFDRGLVIELGGREGATARFLPPLIVSATQVDEIATIFDEAVTAALNGRPDASEVAA from the coding sequence GTGAGCTACCTCGAGTACGGGAACGAACGGATCCTCGCGCGTCAAACGGAACGCGAGTCCAGCGCGCGAACGTACCCCCGCCACCTTCCGTTCGCGATCCGCGAAGCGCGCGGCGTTACCGTGACCGATATGGACGGAAACGAGTATTACGACTGTCTCGCGGGCGCGGGAACGCTCGCGCTCGGTCACAATCACCCTCGCGTCGCGGAGGCGATGGAACGCGTACTCGCGGCGGACCGACCGCTGCACACGCTCGACATCACCACACCCGCGAAGGAGCGCTTCGTCGATTCGCTGTTCGACAGCCTCCCGTCGGAGTTCGCTCGCTCCGCGAAGGTCCAGTTCTGTAGTCCCGCCGGAACGGACGCCGTCGAAGCGGCGTTGAAACTCGTCAAGACGGCCACGGGCAACCGGAGCGTGCTCGGATTCCGGGGCGCGTACCACGGGATGACGAACGGTACGCTCAGCCTGATGGGTAATACCGACGCCAAGGAGCCGATCGCCGGGCTGATGGCGGACGTCCACCACCTCCCGTACCCCTACGAGTACCGCTGTCCGTTCGGCGTCGGCGGCCAGGAGGGACACCGCATCGCCAGTCGATACCTCGAGAACCTCCTCGACGACGGCGAGAGCGGGATCACCGACCCCGCCGGCGTGATCCTCGAACCCGTCCAGGGAGAGGGTGGCGCCGTGCCGGCCCCCGACGCGTGGCTTCGGGAGGTTCGCCGGATCACGCGCGAGCGAGAGATCCCGCTGATTCTGGACGAGATTCAGACCGGCCTCGGGCGAACCGGAGAGACGTACGCCTTCGAGCACGCCGACGTCTCGCCCGACGTCCTCACCCTCTCGAAGGCCATCGGGGGCGGACTTCCCCTCGCCGTCGTGGTCTACGACGAGTCGCTCGACGTCTGGGAGCCGGGCGCCCACGCGGGAACCTTCCGCGGGAACCAGCTCGCGATGGCCGCCGGCGAGGCGACCATCGACTACGTGCTCGAACACGATCTCGCCGATCACGCCGCAGCGATGGGCAATCGCCTGCGCGATCGGCTCGAATCCACCGCCGAGAGAACCGATCGCATCGGCGACGTTCGAGGCCGCGGACTGATGCTCGGCGTCGAGTTCGTCGATCCCGACGCCGACTGGCGGGGAGCCGGGCCGCACGCGCCGGACGGCGACTTCGCGGCGGCCGTCCGAGCCGCCTGCTTCGACCGCGGACTCGTGATCGAACTCGGGGGACGGGAGGGTGCGACCGCCCGCTTCCTCCCGCCGCTGATCGTCTCGGCGACGCAGGTGGACGAGATCGCGACCATCTTCGACGAGGCCGTTACGGCCGCCCTGAACGGGCGCCCGGACGCGTCGGAGGTGGCCGCGTGA